A region from the Hypomesus transpacificus isolate Combined female chromosome 11, fHypTra1, whole genome shotgun sequence genome encodes:
- the rgs17 gene encoding regulator of G-protein signaling 17 isoform X2 codes for MRKRQQAHIEGPPQASGPPRPNTCCLCWCGCCKCLWSEDRLERRQTYPNMDSIEATEEQHPSLEELVSWARSFEMMMRSSEGRELFSEFLRSEYSEENLLFWLACEDLKKETNPTAVEENARIIYEDYVSILSPKEVSLDSRVREGINQTLAEPSNLMYEEAQLQIYTLMHRDSFPRFLNSSVYRDLLDSRRRSCLDT; via the exons ATGAGGAAACGGCAGCAGGCCCACATCGAAGGCCCCCCCCAGGCGTCCGGACCGCCCAGGCCCAATacctgctgcctctgctggtGTGGCTGCTGCAAATGTCTCTG GAGTGAGGACCGGTTGGAGAGGAGACAAACGTACCCTAACATGGACAGTATCGAAGCCACAGAGGAGCA GCACCCTAGTCTAGAAGAGCTGGTGTCCTGGGCACGGAGCTTTGAGATGATGATGCGTTCGTCCGAGGGGCGGGAGCTGTTCAGTGAGTTCCTGCGTTCCGAGTACAGCGAGGAGAACCTGCTGTTCTGGCTGGCCTGCGAGGATCTGAAGAAGGAGACCAACCCCACAGCTGTGGAAGAGAATGCCAGGATCATTTATGAGGACTACGTCTCCATTCTGTCCCCTAAAGAG GTCAGCCTGGACTCACGGGTCCGAGAGGGCATCAACCAGACCCTGGCAGAGCCCAGCAACCTGATGTACGAGGAGGCCcagctccagatctacaccttGATGCACCGCGACTCCTTCCCCCGCTTCCTCAACTCGTCCGTCTACAGAGACCTCCTGGACAGCCGGAGACGCTCCTGCCTGGACACTTAA
- the rgs17 gene encoding regulator of G-protein signaling 17 isoform X1 → MTVELRSVSGLEMRKRQQAHIEGPPQASGPPRPNTCCLCWCGCCKCLWSEDRLERRQTYPNMDSIEATEEQHPSLEELVSWARSFEMMMRSSEGRELFSEFLRSEYSEENLLFWLACEDLKKETNPTAVEENARIIYEDYVSILSPKEVSLDSRVREGINQTLAEPSNLMYEEAQLQIYTLMHRDSFPRFLNSSVYRDLLDSRRRSCLDT, encoded by the exons ATGACTGTGGAG CTCCGCAGTGTAAGTGGACTTGAGATGAGGAAACGGCAGCAGGCCCACATCGAAGGCCCCCCCCAGGCGTCCGGACCGCCCAGGCCCAATacctgctgcctctgctggtGTGGCTGCTGCAAATGTCTCTG GAGTGAGGACCGGTTGGAGAGGAGACAAACGTACCCTAACATGGACAGTATCGAAGCCACAGAGGAGCA GCACCCTAGTCTAGAAGAGCTGGTGTCCTGGGCACGGAGCTTTGAGATGATGATGCGTTCGTCCGAGGGGCGGGAGCTGTTCAGTGAGTTCCTGCGTTCCGAGTACAGCGAGGAGAACCTGCTGTTCTGGCTGGCCTGCGAGGATCTGAAGAAGGAGACCAACCCCACAGCTGTGGAAGAGAATGCCAGGATCATTTATGAGGACTACGTCTCCATTCTGTCCCCTAAAGAG GTCAGCCTGGACTCACGGGTCCGAGAGGGCATCAACCAGACCCTGGCAGAGCCCAGCAACCTGATGTACGAGGAGGCCcagctccagatctacaccttGATGCACCGCGACTCCTTCCCCCGCTTCCTCAACTCGTCCGTCTACAGAGACCTCCTGGACAGCCGGAGACGCTCCTGCCTGGACACTTAA